A single Triticum dicoccoides isolate Atlit2015 ecotype Zavitan chromosome 2A, WEW_v2.0, whole genome shotgun sequence DNA region contains:
- the LOC119359217 gene encoding uncharacterized protein LOC119359217 produces the protein MPGRGLLSAGGAAGARKNKMVKIAVTALAVVLLLTAAAVSTATDGRARLRAFLMMVCVVSQINLGRLLAREAALARTPAARRCYAVSAVACFVELALKLYMILVLCPAGGEDGIHCLGTPRAGGCGCRRVEG, from the exons ATGCCTG GCCGCGGTCTGCTGAGTGCCGGAGGAGCTGCAGGAGCGAGGAAGAACAag ATGGTCAAGATCGCTGTGACCGCGCTGGCCGTGGTGCTGCTGCTCACGGCGGCGGCTGTCTCCACGGCGACCGACGGCCGTGCTCGGCTCCGCGCCTTCCTCATGATGGTCTGCGTGGTCTCCCAGATCAACCTGGGCCGTCTTCTGGCGAGGGAGGCCGCTCTGGCGCGGACGCCGGCGGCCCGGCGGTGCTACGCGGTGAGCGCCGTGGCGTGCTTCGTGGAGCTCGCGCTCAAGCTGTACATGATCCTGGTGCTG TGCCCGGCGGGGGGGGAGGATGGTATTCACTGTTTAGGTACGCCGCGCGCTGGTGGATGTGGCTGCCGAAGGGTCGAAGGTTGA